The DNA region CTCGGAGAGACCGGGCGGCATCGGCCCACCTCCGACAAGCACGGCATCGAATCCGGACAGGGCCTCTGCTGCAGCGGGCTCGCGCAGTGCTTTGTCCAATTGCGCGGCAACCAGCGATGCATACCGGCGCCTGTTGCCCATCGCGTCCACCGCGGTCACCAACTCGGCCGGATCGAATCCGGGATGCAGTGCCACCGGGTCGACGCCGGCAATCACACTGCGCACCAACACCTGAAAGCCGGCAACGTGGTAGGCCGGCAGCGCCAGCAGCCATTGCCCGGGACCGCCCAGCCGGTCGTGGGTGGCCTGTGCACTGGCCATCAGTGCCGTGGCGGGCAGCAGCGCACCTTTGGGGGTACCGGTGGTCCCCGACGTCGACAACACCGCCGCGACGCCGTCGTCGATCGGCTCGCCGGCCCGCAATGCCGTTGTCAGAGCGGAGATTTGTGCGCGATCGGCAGCCGGCACCGGTAGTGCACAGACTCGCCCGGCCACGACATCGTGCACGATCGGCAACGCCGAGAGCGCGGCCGGCCCGGAGCCGATCTCGACAGGGTGCAGGGTGGCGATGGCGTGTCCTCGGCTAGCGGGTGTCGCGACGCAGCGGATGGTCGTCGGGAACTTCGACGAAGATCAGGTTCACCCCGTCGGGATCGGTCACATGCATTTCGTGCAGACCCCACGGTTCTTTCCGCGCTTCGCGCGCGATCGCGATCCCGCGGACCCGCAACTCGTCCTGGGTGGCGTGAAGGTCGCGCACCTGAAGCCACAGCGCACCGGGGAACGGCGGGGCTGCGGTGTCGGGACCACCGTGGCCGGCCAGTTCGATCAGCGACTGTCCGGCATAGAACACCGTGCCGCCTGCGTACTCACGGGCCACGGCCAAGCCGAGCTGGTCGCGGTAGAAGGACACCGAGCGTTGATAGTCCTTCGGTCGGAACAGCACCCGGCTGGCGAGGATCTCCATGACGTCGTGTCTACCACTGTCAACCGATATGACGGTCGGTGTCGGCCCAATAGGGTTCGCGCAGTGCGCGTTTGAGGACCTTTCCGCTGGGTGTGCGGGGCAGCGCGTCGACGAAGTCAACGCTCTTGGGCAACTTGAAGCCGCCCAGCCGCGCGCGGGCGAATTCGATGAGCTCGGGTCCGTCCAGTGCGGTGTCGGCCACCGGCACGACCACGGCTTTGACGGCTTCACCCCAGCGCTGGTCGGGAACCCCGATCACGGCCGCGTCGGCGACCTTCGGATGGGTCATCAGCACGTTTTCGACCTCGGCGGGGTACACGTTCTCGCCGCCGGAGACGATCATGTCCTTGACCCGGTCGTGCAGGTACAGGTAGCCGTCGGCGTCGAGGTAGCCGGCGTCTCCGGTGCGCAGCCAACCGTCGGCGGTCAGTGTGGCCGCGGTGGCGTCGGGGTCGTTCCAATAGCCCAGCATGTTCTGCGCCGAGCGGGTCCACACCTCGCCCACCGAACCGAGCGGTACGTCGGCGCCGTCGGCGTCGGCGACTCGCACCTCGACCCACGGATAGGGCCGGCCGCACGACCGCAGCAGCGGCGGCAGGTGTTCGGCGCCGTCGAGTTGGGTGATCGAGCCGGTCGTCTCGGTCATCCCGTACACCTGCGCGAAGATGCCGCCGAACCGGTCGATACCGCGCAGCAGCACGTCGTCGCTGATCGGGGACGCGCCGTAGACGATCACCCGCAGCGCCGAGAAGTCGGCGCTGCGGACACCAGGGGTATCCAGCAGTGACGCGATGACCGACGGAACCAGCAGCATGTTGGTGACGCGGTGGCGCACGACCGCATCGAGGATCTGCGCGGGCACGACGTCGCGCAACACCACCGTGGCCGCGCCTTCCCACAGCCCGGCGAACACCCACCCGGACCCGGCCATATGGAACAGCGGCATCACCGCCAGGCTGATCGCGTCGGAGCTCAGCTGCCATGGCCCCGCCGCGACACCGCCGGTCTTGCAGACATAGTTGGCGTTGCTGAGCATCACGCCCTTGGGGCGCCCGGTGGTTCCGGAGGTGTACATCAGGAACACCAGATCGTCGGCGGCGGTGCGCACGCCGGGGTCGACCGCGGGATGACCGGCCACCCATTTGGTGAAGTCGGGCCAGCGGGGGTGGGCACCTAGGGCCAGCACGGTGGCTTCGATGTCGTCTTCGATGGCCTCGAGATGGTCGAAGAAGTCGGCGCCGACAACGACCGCCACCGCGCCACTGTCGCGCAGGATGTGGCGAATCTCCGGTGCGGCCAACCGCCAGTTCACCGGCACGCCGACAGCGCCGAGCTTGGCCAGACCGAACACGACGTCGAAGAACTCGGCGC from Mycobacterium sp. SMC-4 includes:
- a CDS encoding VOC family protein, with translation MEILASRVLFRPKDYQRSVSFYRDQLGLAVAREYAGGTVFYAGQSLIELAGHGGPDTAAPPFPGALWLQVRDLHATQDELRVRGIAIAREARKEPWGLHEMHVTDPDGVNLIFVEVPDDHPLRRDTR
- a CDS encoding long-chain-fatty-acid--CoA ligase, whose product is MIQTVADIIRVHGRRRPEAPALIVDDQVITFGDLDTRSSRAAQAFAAAGIGPGDRVAFVEKNGAEFFDVVFGLAKLGAVGVPVNWRLAAPEIRHILRDSGAVAVVVGADFFDHLEAIEDDIEATVLALGAHPRWPDFTKWVAGHPAVDPGVRTAADDLVFLMYTSGTTGRPKGVMLSNANYVCKTGGVAAGPWQLSSDAISLAVMPLFHMAGSGWVFAGLWEGAATVVLRDVVPAQILDAVVRHRVTNMLLVPSVIASLLDTPGVRSADFSALRVIVYGASPISDDVLLRGIDRFGGIFAQVYGMTETTGSITQLDGAEHLPPLLRSCGRPYPWVEVRVADADGADVPLGSVGEVWTRSAQNMLGYWNDPDATAATLTADGWLRTGDAGYLDADGYLYLHDRVKDMIVSGGENVYPAEVENVLMTHPKVADAAVIGVPDQRWGEAVKAVVVPVADTALDGPELIEFARARLGGFKLPKSVDFVDALPRTPSGKVLKRALREPYWADTDRHIG